GACGGCACATTCCCCGCCCATCATCCCGATCCGACGGTCGAAAAAAACCTTCAGCAATTGAAGGATTCGGTTGCCCGTGAAGGGTGCGATATGGGTATCGCCTTTGATGGTGATGGTGACCGCATCGGTCTTGTCGATAGTCAGGGCCGGGTTTTGTGGGGCGATCAGATGATGGTGATCCTGGCGCGCGAGGTTTTGCACGACATTCCGGGTGCGACCATTATCATTGATGTGAAGGCAAGCCAGGTCTTTTTCGATGAAATCAAGGCGATGGGTGGCAATCCGCTGATGTGGAAAACCGGCCACTCGCTGATCAAGGCGAAGATGCAGGAAACCGGGGCCCCGCTGGCTGGCGAGATGAGCGCCCATATTTTCTTCAAGCACCGCTATTACGGCTTTGATGACGCGCTTTATGCGGCCGTTCGCCTGATTTCGATTGTCGCCTCCAGCGATCAAACCCTTGATGACATGCTCGACGCCATGCCCCACATGCTCAACACTCCGGAACTGCGTTTCGATTGCCCCGAAGAGCGCAAATTCAGGATTGTCGAGGAGGTTGCCGAACGCCTGAAGACGATGAGCGGCATTTCCGTCCACGATATGGACGGGGTGCGTGTCCAATCAGATGATGGCTGGTGGTTGCTTCGCGCATCAAACACCCAGGCCGTGCTGGTCGCCCGCTGTGAGTCGACGACCGAAGAAGGGTTGGATAGATTGAAAGAAACGCTGACAAACCAGCTCCGCAAAAGCGGCCTGGAACCGCCTGCTTTTGGTTAACCGGCCGATGCCAGTTGTTGCAGGGGCTGTTTCATTCTCAATTCCATACAATTGATATTGCGTCGTTTGAGAACCTTGCAGGCGCGGTAGGCCTGACGTTTGCTGATGCCCAGAATACGGGCCCGGTAGATGGGTTTGCGGACACCTTTTTTCAGGGGAACGACCCGGATATGGCCATCAAATAACAGGTCGTGTGCCTTTTCCACGGCCAGACGTGCAATTTTATAGGCGGGCTCTGTGGTTTTGTAGGCGCCGACCTGAATGCCCCATTGCAGTTTGGCAAGGGCACGGTCCCGGGCTTTTTTCGATATTTTCGCTTTTACCGCAACGTCGGCGTGGGTGGTGCCCAGCTTGTCGTAGC
This genomic window from Rhodospirillaceae bacterium contains:
- a CDS encoding phosphomannomutase/phosphoglucomutase, which codes for MTKERQLDPTILREYDIRGIVGDTLNPEDLRAIGHGFGTIIARGGGTCVAIGYDGRLSSPELAAAAVEGLSAAGLRVMKVGRGPSPMLYYATHVLEADAGMMITGSHNPPDYNGIKMSLGAGSFFGDDIQNLGKLVAAGDFLNAEGSQEDCPVFDDYITRLQKDYSGSKELSVAWDNGNGAAGEALVALVAGLPGRHILLNEKIDGTFPAHHPDPTVEKNLQQLKDSVAREGCDMGIAFDGDGDRIGLVDSQGRVLWGDQMMVILAREVLHDIPGATIIIDVKASQVFFDEIKAMGGNPLMWKTGHSLIKAKMQETGAPLAGEMSAHIFFKHRYYGFDDALYAAVRLISIVASSDQTLDDMLDAMPHMLNTPELRFDCPEERKFRIVEEVAERLKTMSGISVHDMDGVRVQSDDGWWLLRASNTQAVLVARCESTTEEGLDRLKETLTNQLRKSGLEPPAFG